A genomic region of Micromonospora sp. NBC_01796 contains the following coding sequences:
- a CDS encoding AAA family ATPase: MSQDMLSVSQHDPTCPSRISDALAAAAPGATIVVQPGTYREQLRLTGDVTLVAEDGRGTVTVQADGGVAVFVGGGSATMRGLAVTGGSDRFPAVQLGGGTLRMTGCDVRADGIVAVHAVAGRLEMDDCAVTNPTGAGFLVEQQGAGTIGNTAITDIGGAAIVIAAGADPEFLGCTVSGVRGAGVLSTRGGRGTVRGCEISAVDGPAVAVEEEGAIRVVDTVVRDTPGSGLVAIDGSPILEDCEFRGIGGHGLVWSGRAAPELHRCRVTGTGGHGAFLLDAAAGLLDGCEFAETGAAAVALTGTASPRVEGGRIVGGDGVALLLDGSVTGEVTGTEVRGGTTGVLLRSGADPQLTGLTIEGATEYGLQSVDGGRGTVHRLSVTDCAEAAIRVGAEATLVIDDANLRGGRVGLLVAAGGTATVTSSDLGEAHDAGVTVEGTGEVTLRDTRVHHHGGPGVRFAARSRGRLDRCEVFDNAGDGVWVDTAEPVSMTGTTVRGNGGQQVRHGVPNGSPEPVRADADEPQRPEPGEPAADPVPAERAAEDPVTPLLAQLHALVGLAGVKQEVATLVGLHRISARRSAAGLPMPPMSRHLVFAGAPGTGKTTVARLYGQILAALGVLPGGPLVEVARADLVAEHIGGTAVKTTQKFTEAIGGVLFLDEAYALAPVEGGSGHDFGREAIDTLVKLMEDHRDEVVVVVAGYSPQMRTFLASNPGLASRFSRTVEFDSYTTDELVTIVERLCSTHHYALEYDTRLALAQLFDTMPRTESFGNARVARRVFEEMIGRQAYRLSEAGASSGVELAQLLPQDLGAAAASAVSAGAPRAAEVDALLSQLNNMIGLAGVKREVSDLIDLLANVRARVRAGLPVPPVSRHLVFSGPPGTGKTTVARLYGRLLTALGVLSGGQLVEVARADLVGEYVGHTAHRTREAFDRARGGVLFIDEAYTLAPADSRNDFGREAIDTLVKLMEDHRDEVVVIAAGYDQEMAAFLAANAGLQSRFTRHIHFVHYQADELVAIFEGLARASGYECPGDTLVALRAHFERVPTGRSFGNGRYARQLLDEAVTRQAGRLRSVASPSVDDLRILRVSDVSPTVGANV; the protein is encoded by the coding sequence GTGAGCCAGGACATGCTGTCGGTCTCCCAGCACGATCCCACCTGCCCGTCCAGGATCTCGGACGCGCTGGCGGCGGCCGCGCCGGGCGCCACCATCGTGGTGCAGCCGGGGACCTACCGGGAGCAGTTGCGGCTCACCGGCGACGTGACCCTGGTCGCCGAGGACGGTCGGGGCACCGTCACCGTCCAGGCCGACGGCGGTGTGGCGGTGTTCGTGGGAGGCGGTTCGGCCACAATGCGCGGACTGGCGGTCACCGGCGGCAGTGACCGGTTCCCGGCGGTGCAACTCGGTGGTGGCACGTTACGGATGACCGGCTGTGACGTACGCGCCGACGGGATCGTGGCCGTACATGCCGTGGCCGGGCGGCTGGAGATGGACGATTGCGCGGTGACCAATCCGACCGGCGCCGGGTTCCTGGTCGAGCAGCAGGGCGCCGGAACGATCGGCAACACCGCGATCACCGACATCGGCGGCGCCGCGATCGTCATCGCCGCCGGCGCCGATCCGGAGTTCCTGGGCTGCACCGTGTCCGGGGTCCGTGGCGCCGGGGTGCTCTCCACCCGTGGCGGCCGGGGCACCGTACGCGGGTGCGAGATCAGCGCGGTCGACGGCCCGGCGGTCGCGGTCGAGGAGGAGGGTGCGATCCGGGTCGTGGACACCGTCGTCCGGGACACCCCCGGCTCCGGGCTGGTCGCCATCGACGGCAGTCCGATCCTGGAGGACTGCGAGTTCCGTGGCATCGGCGGACACGGACTGGTCTGGTCCGGTCGGGCCGCCCCGGAACTGCACCGCTGTCGGGTGACCGGCACCGGGGGCCACGGTGCCTTCCTGCTCGACGCCGCGGCCGGTCTGCTCGACGGGTGCGAGTTCGCGGAGACGGGCGCGGCGGCGGTAGCGCTCACCGGCACCGCCTCGCCCCGGGTCGAGGGGGGCCGGATCGTCGGCGGTGACGGGGTGGCACTGCTCCTCGACGGGTCGGTGACCGGCGAGGTCACCGGCACCGAGGTGCGGGGCGGCACCACCGGGGTCCTGCTCCGGTCCGGAGCCGACCCGCAGCTCACCGGTCTGACCATCGAGGGCGCCACCGAGTACGGCTTACAGTCCGTCGACGGCGGCCGGGGAACCGTACACCGACTCAGCGTGACCGACTGCGCCGAGGCGGCGATCCGGGTCGGCGCCGAGGCAACGCTCGTCATCGACGACGCGAACCTGCGGGGTGGCCGGGTCGGGCTGCTCGTCGCGGCCGGCGGCACCGCCACCGTGACCTCCTCCGACCTCGGCGAGGCGCACGACGCGGGGGTGACCGTCGAGGGGACCGGCGAGGTCACCCTCCGGGACACCCGGGTGCACCATCACGGCGGTCCCGGCGTCCGGTTCGCCGCCCGGTCGCGGGGACGGCTGGACCGTTGCGAGGTCTTCGACAACGCCGGTGACGGCGTGTGGGTGGACACGGCCGAACCGGTGTCGATGACCGGGACGACCGTTCGGGGCAACGGCGGCCAGCAGGTGCGCCACGGCGTACCGAACGGGTCACCGGAGCCCGTCCGGGCCGACGCGGACGAACCGCAGCGACCGGAGCCGGGCGAGCCGGCCGCGGACCCGGTGCCGGCCGAGCGTGCCGCCGAGGACCCGGTCACACCGTTGCTGGCCCAGTTGCACGCGCTGGTCGGGCTGGCCGGGGTCAAGCAGGAGGTCGCGACCCTGGTCGGCCTGCACCGGATCAGCGCCCGCCGCAGCGCCGCCGGACTGCCGATGCCACCGATGTCGCGGCACCTGGTCTTCGCCGGAGCACCCGGCACGGGCAAGACCACGGTGGCCCGGCTCTACGGGCAGATCCTGGCCGCGCTGGGTGTCCTGCCGGGCGGGCCGCTCGTCGAGGTCGCGCGGGCCGACCTGGTGGCCGAGCACATCGGTGGGACCGCGGTGAAGACGACGCAGAAGTTCACCGAGGCGATCGGCGGGGTGCTCTTCCTGGACGAGGCGTACGCGCTCGCCCCGGTCGAGGGCGGGTCCGGCCACGACTTCGGTCGGGAGGCGATCGACACCCTGGTCAAGCTGATGGAGGACCACCGGGACGAGGTCGTGGTCGTGGTGGCCGGCTACTCGCCGCAGATGCGTACGTTCCTGGCGTCGAACCCCGGCCTGGCGTCCCGGTTCTCCCGGACGGTGGAGTTCGACAGCTACACCACCGACGAGCTGGTGACGATCGTCGAGCGGCTGTGCAGCACCCACCACTACGCCCTGGAGTACGACACCCGGCTGGCCCTGGCCCAGCTCTTCGACACGATGCCCCGGACCGAGTCGTTCGGCAACGCCCGGGTGGCCCGGCGGGTGTTCGAGGAGATGATCGGGCGCCAGGCGTACCGGCTGTCGGAGGCGGGGGCGTCCTCCGGGGTCGAGCTGGCCCAACTGCTGCCCCAGGACCTGGGTGCCGCGGCCGCCTCGGCGGTGAGCGCCGGTGCGCCCCGCGCGGCCGAGGTGGACGCCCTGCTGTCCCAGCTCAACAACATGATCGGCCTGGCCGGGGTGAAGCGTGAGGTGTCCGACCTGATCGACCTGCTGGCGAACGTACGGGCCCGGGTACGGGCGGGTCTGCCGGTCCCGCCGGTCTCCCGGCACCTCGTCTTCTCCGGCCCGCCCGGTACGGGCAAGACCACCGTGGCCCGCCTCTACGGGCGGCTGCTGACCGCACTGGGTGTGCTCAGCGGTGGGCAGTTGGTCGAGGTGGCCCGCGCCGACCTGGTCGGCGAGTACGTCGGCCACACCGCGCACCGTACGCGGGAGGCGTTCGACCGGGCGCGTGGCGGAGTGCTGTTCATCGACGAGGCGTACACCCTCGCCCCGGCCGACAGTCGCAACGACTTCGGTCGGGAGGCGATCGACACGCTGGTCAAGTTGATGGAGGACCACCGGGACGAGGTGGTGGTGATCGCGGCCGGTTACGACCAGGAGATGGCCGCGTTCCTGGCCGCGAACGCCGGTCTCCAGTCGCGCTTCACCCGACACATCCACTTCGTCCACTACCAGGCCGACGAGCTGGTGGCGATCTTCGAGGGGCTGGCGCGGGCGAGCGGCTACGAGTGCCCGGGTGACACCCTGGTGGCGCTGCGGGCCCACTTCGAGCGGGTGCCGACCGGCCGCTCGTTCGGCAACGGCCGGTACGCCCGACAGTTGCTCGACGAGGCGGTGACCCGGCAGGCCGGACGGCTCCGGTCGGTCGCCTCGCCCAGTGTGGACGACCTGCGGATCCTGCGCGTTTCGGACGTCTCGCCAACGGTGGGCGCCAATGTCTGA